A single genomic interval of Myxocyprinus asiaticus isolate MX2 ecotype Aquarium Trade chromosome 19, UBuf_Myxa_2, whole genome shotgun sequence harbors:
- the LOC127410111 gene encoding leucine-rich repeat transmembrane protein FLRT2-like, translated as MEFQAGFWNNDWTSFLRFWLTVLLSLHVQFSPVSSCPEECRCDKTFVYCNERSLTSVPLGVQEGYKTLFLHNNQINNAGFPVELHNVASVDTVHLYGNQLDEFPLNLPRNVRVLHLQENNIQTISSAALAQLPMLEELHLDDNSISTVGVEEGAFREAVRLKLLFLTKNHLSSIPNGLPADLKELRLDENRIADIDEDAFQNVTTLQRLLLDGNLLEDEAIAPGTFQDLVNLKELSLARNSLTTPPPLLPGASLTKLNLQDNQINNIEVQAFSGLSELERLDISSNQLQFLPPGVFDGLRNLKSLNVRNNLWRCDCSIKWVIAWLRSLPSAINVRGFTCHSPERVRGMVIRELTLDAIDCPVGTVLHPWPTHSYPSTLPPRKTTTTPRTTRFTTILSTAFYPPTANPTPPVPHFPPGPLPPYEDPLKISFHVVNSTCIDVSWESYFTVTAYKVTWVKMGQSLMSDITRERTVPGYQRRLSLLNLEPRSLYRICVYVLDTLNTYRPGEDTICSEAKTKSTSTYSESEQAAQQDNTSTLLLAGVIGGAVLVVLVTLLSLFCWHMHKKSRSASSKWKYNRGRRKDDYCEAGTKKDNSILEMTETSFQIVSLNNEQLLKGDFRIQPIYTPNGGIGLRDCHLSDNSISYCKSSNVPSVDFCHT; from the coding sequence ATGGAGTTTCAAGCTGGATTTTGGAATAACGATTGGACTTCATTTCTTCGCTTTTGGTTGACAGTGTTGTTGAGCTTGCATGTGCAGTTCAGCCCCGTCTCCTCCTGTCCAGAGGAGTGCCGCtgtgataaaacatttgtttactGTAATGAGAGGAGCTTGACGTCTGTGCCTCTGGGGGTACAAGAGGGATATAAGACCCTCTTCCTCCACAACAACCAGATCAACAATGCCGGCTTTCCAGTGGAGCTACACAATGTTGCCTCAGTAGATACTGTTCACCTATATGGGAACCAGCTAGATGAGTTTCCCCTCAACCTTCCCAGGAACGTTCGAGTGCTGCACCTCCAAGAAAACAACATCCAGACTATCTCCAGTGCTGCGCTAGCCCAGCTACCCATGCTGGAGGAACTCCACCTGGATGACAACTCCATCTCTACTGTAGGAGTAGAGGAGGGGGCTTTCAGAGAGGCTGTCCGTCTCAAGCTTCTTTTCCTCACCAAAAACCACCTGAGCAGCATTCCTAACGGATTACCGGCTGATCTCAAGGAGCTGCGATTGGACGAGAATCGCATTGCAGACATTGATGAGGATGCCTTCCAGAATGTCACCACCCTGCAGCGACTGTTGCTGGATGGGAACCTCCTAGAGGATGAGGCCATCGCTCCTGGGACCTTCCAGGATCTGGTGAACCTCAAAGAGCTGTCCCTGGCACGCAACTCACTCACCACTCCTCCACCGTTGCTCCCTGGTGCATCCCTGACCAAACTCAACCTGCAAGACAATCAGATCAATAACATTGAAGTGCAAGCCTTTTCTGGGCTCAGTGAACTGGAGAGATTGGATATCTCCAGCAACCAGCTTCAATTTCTTCCGCCGGGTGTCTTTGACGGCTTGAGAAACCTGAAGTCTCTAAATGTGAGGAACAACCTCTGGCGATGTGATTGCAGCATTAAGTGGGTCATTGCATGGCTCAGGTCTCTGCCGTCTGCGATAAATGTCCGCGGCTTCACATGCCATAGTCCAGAGCGGGTGCGTGGCATGGTAATTCGAGAACTTACCTTAGATGCCATTGACTGCCCTGTGGGCACAGTGTTGCATCCCTGGCCAACCCATTCATATCCATCCACATTACCACCTCGCAAAACCACCACCACCCCCAGAACCACCCGCTTCACCACCATTTTATCCACTGCTTTTTACCCCCCCACAGCCAACCCCACACCCCCAGTACCACATTTCCCTCCCGGGCCCTTACCTCCCTATGAAGACCCCTTGAAAATCTCCTTTCATGTTGTTAATTCTACCTGCATTGACGTGAGTTGGGAATCTTACTTCACTGTGACAGCTTACAAAGTGACATGGGTCAAGATGGGTCAGAGCTTAATGAGTGACATCACTCGAGAAAGAACTGTTCCAGGATACCAGCGAAGGCTCAGCCTGTTGAATTTGGAGCCCAGGTCTCTCTATCGCATCTGTGTGTATGTTCTGGATACTCTTAACACTTACAGACCAGGGGAGGATACTATCTGTTCCGAGGCTAAGACCAAGTCCACATCCACATACTCTGAATCGGAGCAGGCTGCCCAGCAAGACAACACATCTAcactcctattggctggagtgaTAGGTGGGGCAGTGTTGGTGGTCTTAGTGACACTTCTGAGTTTGTTTTGCTGGCACATGCACAAGAAAAGCAGGTCAGCATCGTCCAAATGGAAATATAATCGTGGCAGGAGAAAAGATGACTACTGTGAGGCTGGCACCAAAAAGGATAACTCCATCCTAGAAATGACTGAAACAAGCTTTCAGATAGTGTCGCTTAACAACGAGCAGCTTTTAAAAGGAGACTTCAGAATTCAGCCCATCTACACACCTAATGGAGGAATTGGCCTCAGAGACTGTCACTTAAGTGACAATAGCATAAGTTACTGCAAGAGCAGTAATGTTCCCAGTGTGGACTTCTGCCACACATGA